The following DNA comes from Shinella zoogloeoides.
ACACGCGCCTTGCGCCCTTTGACAACATCAAGGCCCGCCAGGCGGTGGCCTTCGCAATCGACCGCAACACGCTGGTCAAGCTCTTCGGCGGCAAGGTTCTCGCCTCCCCGGTCTGCCAGGTCCTGCCGCCGGACTTCCCCGGCCATGTCGACTATTGCCCCTATACGAAGGACCCGGGCGCCAAGTGGTCGGCTCCCGATCTCGAAAAGGCCAAGCAGCTTGTCGAGGAATCCGGCACCAAGGGCCAGAAGGTCACGATCATCGTCGAGGATACCGCGGTCTCGCGTTCGATCGGCGTCTACCTGCAGAGCGTCCTGACGAGCATCGGCTATGTCGCCGACGTCAAGCCGATCTCCGCCAACATCCAGTTCACCTATATCCAGAACACCAACAACAAGGTGCAGATGTCGGTGACCCAGTGGTACAAGGACTATCCGGCCGCTTCCGACTTCCTGCACATCCTGTTCGGCTGTGCCTCGTTCCGCGAAGGTTCGGACGCCTCGATCAACATTGCAGGCTTCTGCGACGAGGCGATCGATGCCAAGATGCAGAAGGCGCTCGACCTCGGCGTGACCGACCAGGCCGCGGCAGACGCGCTCTGGGCCGAGATCGACCATGAAGTCACCGACCAGGCGCCGGCCGTCGGCCTCTTCACGCCCAAGCGCCTCGACTTCGTCAGCAAGCGCCTCGGCAACTTCCAGTTCAACCCCCAGTTCAACTGGATGATCACCCAGTCCTGGGTACAGTAAGACCCGGCGGAGGGGTTTGCGTGTCGAATGAAGCCGTTGCCGTGCAGCGCCGGACGCGGGGGCCATGGGCCCTCGCTTTCGCGCGGCTGAGGCGCAACAGGGCCGCGATGGCGTCCCTTAGCGTCTTCCTCATCATCGTCCTCGCCTGTCTCAGCGCGCCGCTCTATGCGCGCTGGGCGGGCGTCGATCCGTTCACGTCGACGCTCGACGCGGTCATCCACGTCGACGGCGTGGAGGTTCCGGTGATGGAGCCTTCGACGGAAGGCCTCGGGCTCGGCTACACGCCGATCGGCCCGACCTGGGAACCCGGCAACTACTTCCTCGGCTCGGACAACCAGGGCCGCGACGTCATGGCCCGCCTGCTCTACGGCGGACTCAACTCCCTGATGATCGCGGGGGCCGCGACCATCTTCACGCTGATCATCGGCACGGCGGCGGGCCTGACGGCCGGCTATTTCGGCGGGCTCACCGACACGGTGCTGTCGCGCCTGCTCGACGTCCTCTGGGCGTTTCCGATCTACCTGCTCGCGATCTCGCTCTCCATCGTGACGATCGCGCAGGGCATTTCCATCGGGCCGATCCTTATCGAATCCGGCAGCCTCTGGCTGCCGGTCATCATCATCGGCATCGTCTACGTGCCCTATGTGGCCCGGCCGATTCGTGGCCAGGTGCTCTCGCTGCGCAACAGCGAATTCGTGCTCGCCGCCATCAATCTCGGCGTTCCCGGCTGGCGCATTCTCCTGCGCGACATCCAGCCGAACATCACGACGACCCTCATCGTCTTCGTGCCGCTGATGATGGCGCTGAACATGCTGACGGAATCGGCGCTGTCCTTCCTGTCCATCGGCGTGCAGCCGCCGGCGGCAAGCTGGGGCACGATCATCCAGGACGGACAGGCGCTGCTCTATACGCGCCCGCTCGTGGCGCTCGCGCCGGGCATCGCCATCGCGCTGTCCGTCATGGTCCTCAACGTCTTCGGCGACGGTCTGCGCGATGCGCTCGACCCACGCTCGAAGGTCCAGCTGGGGCGCACGTGATGATCTACGCCATCCTGCGCCGCTTCGGTCAGATGCTGTTCGTGATGTTCGGCATTTCCGTGATCGTCTTCCTGATCTTCTTCGCAACGCCCGGCTCCGATCCCGCCGCACGCATCGCGGGCCGCAACGCCTCGCCCGAAGTACTGGAGGCCGTGCGTCATTCCTTCGGCTTCGACCGTCCGCTCTATGTCCAGTACGGGCTGATGATGCAGAAGATCTTCGTCACCGGCGACCTCACCTCCTTCGTCAACCGCGGCTGGAAGGTCGTGCCGGCCGTGCTCGATGCCATCCCCGTCACGCTGTCGCTGGTCTTCGGCGCGGCGATCCTGTGGGTGGTGATCTCCGTCATCATCGGCATCGTGGCGGCCGCCACGCGCGACAGCTGGCTGGACAAGCTCCTGATGGCGCTCGGCCTCATCGGCATCTCCATGCCCGTCTACTGGCTCGGCGAGGTGATGAACCTCATCACCCAGAGCCGCTATCACGATACCTGGCTGTTCTCCTGGGTGCCGCCGCTCGGCTACAAGCCGCTGATGAGCGACCCGAAGGGCTGGTTCCTGACGCTGGTCATTCCATGGATCACGCTCGCCGTGCTCTATATCGGCATCTATGGCCGCGTGCTGCGTGCCGCGATCATCGAATCCATGCAGGAGGACTTCATCCGCACCGCGCGGGCCAAGGGCCTGTCGGAGACGCGCATCCTGCTGCGTCATGCCCTGCGCACCTCGCTGATCGCCTTCGTCACCCTGTTCGGCCTCGATTTCGGCGCGCTCGTCGGCGGCTCGGCGCTGCTGACCGAGGTGGTCTTCGGCCTCAACGGCATCGGCAAGCTCACCTATGACGCGATGCAGAACCTCGACCTGCCGATGATCATGGCGACGGTGATGTATGCCTCGATGTTCGTCGTCATTGCCAATGCGGTGGTCGACTTCGTCTATATCCTTCTCGATCCCCGTGTGAGGACGTCATGATGCTCTCCGTGCGCGACCTCAGGGTATCGTTCCGCACCGAAGACGGCCTGGTGCGGGCCATCGACGGCGTCTCCTTCGACCTCGACGAGGGCGAGATCCTCGGCGTCGTCGGCGAATCCGGCTCCGGCAAGACCGTCTCGCTGCTCGCGGTGATGGGCCTCATTACCGACCCCAACGCCACGATCGAAGGCTCGATCCGCTACAAGGGCCGCGAGCTGATCGGCCTTCCCGCCCGCGAGCTCCGGCGCCTGCGCGGCAACGAGATCGCCATGATCTTCCAGGATCCGATGACGGCGCTGACGCCCGTCTACACGATCGGCTGGCAGATCGCCGAGCAGATCCGCGCCCACCGGAATATCAGCAAGGCGAAGGCCTTGGCCCAGGTGGAGGAACTGCTGGCGGAAGTGAACTTCCCCAATCCGCGCGAGGCCATGTCGCGCTATCCGCACCAGCTTTCCGGCGGCATGCGCCAACGCGCGGTCATCGCCATGGCGCTTTCCTGCAATCCGGCGCTGCTGGTGGCGGACGAGCCGACGACGGCGCTCGACGTCACCGTGCAGGCCGGCATCCTCGACCTCGTGCGCAAGCTGCGGTCCACGCACAATTCGGCGGTCGTCTTCATCACGCACGACATGGGCGTGGTCTCCGAGCTCGCCGACCGGGTGATGGTCATGTATGCGGGCCGGGTGGTGGAGCGCGGCAGCCGCGCGGCGCTGTTCTCCGATCCGCGCCATCCCTATACCCGCGCGCTGCTCGGCTCGATCCCGCCGCTCACCGGCGACAAGCCCCATCGCCTGCCGGCCATTCCGGGCTCGCCGCCCTCGCTGCTGCGCCTGCCGCAGGGCTGTGCCTTCGGGCCGCGCTGTCCGGTGCGCTTCGAAGCCTGCGCGGCGGAAAAGCCGGCCCTTGGAAACGGCCCCCACGCCGCCGCCTGCCTCCGCGAGGCGCAAGCATGAGCGACACGATGACGAAAACCGAAGGCCCCATCCTCGAAACCCGCGCGCTGATGAAGCGCTTTTCGATCGGCAGCCGCTTTTCGGCGGAAGGCCGGCGCACCGTCCATGCCGTCGACAATGTGTCTCTGACGGTGCGGCGCGGCGAGACGCTGGGGCTCGTCGGCGAATCGGGATGCGGCAAATCCACGCTCGCGCGCTGTCTGGTGCGGCTCTACGACATCACCGACGGCAAGCTGTTCTTCGAGGGCGAGGACATCACGGGCAGGTCGCTGAACGCGCTGCGGCCGATGCGCCGCCGCCTGCAGATGGTGTTCCAGGACCCGTCCGCTTCGCTCAATCCACGCCGCCGCGTCGGCGACCTCGTCGCCGAGCCGCTGCGCATCCACACGAAGCTCTCGGCCGCCGAGATCAACCGGCGCGTCGCCGAACTCTTCGACATCGTCGGCCTCCTGCCGGATCATGTCACGCGCTATCCGCACGAATTTTCCGGCGGCCAGCGCCAGCGCGTCGGCATCGCGCGGGCCATCGCGCTCAATCCGGACCTCGTGGTGCTGGACGAGCCCGTCTCGGCGCTCGACGTGTCGGTGCAGGCGCAGATCGTCAACCTGCTCGCCGACCTGCAGGAGAAGCTGAACCTCACCTATATCTTCATCGCCCACGACCTGTCCGTGGTGCGGCAGGTCTCGACGCGCATCGCGGTGATGTATCTGGGGTCCGTGGTCGAGGAAGGTCCGGCGGAAGCGGTGTTTTCTACGCCCGCCCACCCCTACAGCCAGGCGCTGATCTCGGCCGTGCCGGTGGTGGAGACGACGCCCGGCGGATCGCGCCGGCGCATTCTCCTGACCGGCGACGTGCCGAGCCCGCTCAACCCGCCCTCCGGCTGCCGCTTCCACCCGCGCTGCCCGATCGCGCAGGACCGCTGCCGCACGGAGCGGCCCGAGCCGACGGCCTATGATGGCGGCCGCAAGGTCGCCTGCCACTTCCCGACGATCTGAGGCCGCCGGGCTTGCGCCGGCGGCCGTGTCGGCGTCAGACGCCGACGCGCTGCTTCCTGCGGCCGGCCTGCTGGTCGGCGGCGGCGGCGTTGACTTCGGACCTTGCGCTCACCTGCGGCACGCCGACATCCCACCAGGCATCGCCCGGCGTCCAGGTGAAGGCGTCGGAAACGATGGTGATGACCGTGGTGCGATCCGTGGTCTGCGCCCATTCGACCGCATCGCCGAGATCGGCAAGGCTCTCGACATGGCGCGTCAGCGCGCCCATCGCCTCGGCATGCTTGGCGAAGTCGACGGCGAAGGGCTCCTTGACGCGGCAATCCTTGATCAGGTTGTTGAAGCCCGGCGTGCCCTTGGCGTTCTGCAGGCGGTTGATGACGGCATAGCCCCCATTGTCGCAGACGATGAGGATCATCTTGTGGCCGGAAAGCACGGTCGAGTAGATGTCCGAATTCATCATCATGTAGGTGCCGTCGCCGATCATGACGATGGGCGTGCGGGTCGGGTCGGCCATGGCCGCACCCCAGCCGGCGGCGATCTCGTAGCCCATGCAGGAGAAGCCGAACTCGCAGTCGAAAGTGTTGGGCGCCTTGACGCGCCAGTTCTTCATCACCTCGCCCGGCAGGCCGCCGGCAGCGGTGATGAGGAGATCGCGCTCCTTCGCCCTGGAATTGACGATGCCGACGACCTGGGCATAGGTCGGCACCGGCGCGTTGGTCGGCTTCTGGTAGCCGTCGAGCGCCGCGTTCCACTTGGCGAATTCCTGCCGGCCCTTTTCCGTCCAGCCGGTATCCGCCCTGTAGTCGCCGATGGCGGCTTCGAGTTCGCTCACCGTCTCCAGCGCATCGCCGACGACGGCGACGGCGCGGTGCTTGTTCGCATCCCAGCGCGCCGCATTGATCGAGACGAAGCGGGCATCCGGCGAAAACGCCGTCCACGAGCCGGTGGTGAAGTCCATGAGGCGCGTGCCGACGGCCAGCACGACATCGGCCTCGCCGGCCAGCGCATTGGCCGAGGTCGAGCCGACGATGCCGATGGGGCCGACATGGGCCGGATGGTCATGGGTGACGGTGCCCTTGCCGGCAATGGTCTCGCAGAGCGGGATGCCGTGCTCTTCCGCGAAGGCCGCGAGCGCCGCCTCGGCGCCGGAATAGCGCACGCCGCCGCCGGAGATGATCAGCGGACGCTTGGCGGCTTTCAGCACGCGAACGGCCTCGGCGAGGCTGTCGCGATCCGGCCGCGGGCGCGGGGCCTTGTGGACGGTCGGCGCAAAGAAGCTTTCCGGATAGTCCCAGGCGATCTCCTGCACGTCCTGCGGCAGGCCGATGAAGGCCGGGCCGCAATCGGCCGGGTCCAGCATGACGGCGAGCGCCTGCGGCAGCGAGGCGATGATCTGCTCGGGATGGGTGATGCGGTCCCAGTAGCGCGTCACGGCCTTGAAGGCGTCGTTGACGGTGATCGTCGGATTGCCGAAATGCTCGACCTGCTGCATGACCGGGTCGGGCCGGCGGTTGACGAAGCTGTCGCCGGCCAGAAGCAGCACGGGCAGGCGATTGGTGTGCGCCACGCCCGCCGCCGTCACCATGTTCAGCGCGCCGGGGCCGATGGAGCTGGTCGCCACCATGATCTGGCGGCGGCGCGTCGCCTTGGCGAAGCCGATGGCGGCGAGCGCCATGGACTGCTCGTTCTGGCCGCGCCAGGTCGGCAGCGTATCCTTCACCGCTTCCAGCGCCTCGGAAAGGCAGGTAACGTTGCCGTGGCCGAAAATGGCGAAGACGCCGGGAAACAGCGGCTCGCGCTTGCCGTCGATCTCGGTGAACTGGTTGCAGAGATAACGCACCAGGGCTTGCGCCATGGTCAGGCGGATGGTGGACATGGTAAACCTCCCTGAGCCGGCCTTCCGGCGCCGGCTCCTATCGAGAAACTTTTATTTCATACGAATTTATTTTGCAATACTTGTTGCAATTCACGCCGGGAGCCGGCAATCCGTCCAGTCGCCGGATTGGCTGGACGCCAGCGCGGCCTCGATGAACTTAACGCCGAGCGCGCCGTCCGTCACCGTCGGATAGTCCAGCAGCCCATCGGGCAGCGTCCGGCCGAGCCGGCGCGCCTCGACGGCGATGGCGAATTCCTCGTAGAGGTTGCCCCAGGCGTCGCTCAGCGCCTCGGGATGGCCGCGCGGCATGTGCACGAAGCGGGCGGCATGGATGCCGATGCCCGCGCCCGCGCCGCGCGTCAGCAGGCGGGCCGGCTCGCCGAAGCGGCGAAAATGCAGCACTTCCGGCTCCTCCTGGTTCCATTCGAGACTCGCCTTGTCGCCGAAGGCGCGGATGCGCAGGCCGCAATGGGCGCCGGGCGCGACCTGCGAGATCATGATGGTGCCGGGAATGTCGCCCTCGTAGCGCACATGCATGAAGGCGGTGTCCTCCAGCGGCTTTTCCGGGCCGAGCGTGTGGAACTCCGCCCGCACCGACGTCACCGGCCGGCCGCAGACGAAGGCGCCGAGATGATGGCAATGGGTGCCGATATCGCCCGTCGTGAAGGTGGGGCCGACGATGGCGGGATCGACGCGCCATTGCGCGCCCGCCCCGCCGTCCTTCGACGGCGTCAGCGCCCATTCCTGGAAATATTCGACATGAACCTGCTTGAGCGTCCCGAGCGCGCCCTCGCGGATCATCTGCCGCGCCTGCCGCACCATGGCGGAGGAGGCATAGGCATAAGTGACGGCGAAGACGAGGCCTGTCTCCTTCTGCCGGCGCACGAGGTCGAGCGCGTCGTCAAGCGTCGTCGTCAGCGGCTTGTCGCTGATGACGTCGATGCCCTTTTCCATGAAGGCGACGGCGATGGCGTGGTGCGAATTGTTCGGCGTGGCGATGGCGACGGCGTCGATGCCGTCCGGTCGCGCCGCCTCGCGCTCGGCCATCACGCAGTAGTCGGTATAGGCGCGGTCCTCGTCGAACAGCCATTCGCGGCCCGATTCCTTCGCGACCTGCGGGCGCGACGACAGCGCCCCCGCCACCACGTCCCAGCGGTTGGAAAGCCGCGCGCCCCGCGCATGCACCTTGCCGATGAAACTGCCCTGCCCGCCGCCGACGACACCCAGCCGCAAGCGCCGCTCCGCCTGCGGAAACGCCGCCTTGTCCGAATTTCCTGCCATGATCGCCTCCCTCGTCTCCTCTGCCCGAAAACGGGCTTGCAGAATTAATATTGAGAGAATATCAAAAACGCAACGAATTTTGCAAATGGAGGAGAACCGATGACGAGGATTGCACTGCTCGGCTGCGGACGCATCGGCAAGATGCATGCGGCAACCATCGTGCGCGCCGAGGGCGCGGAACTGGCCGCGGTCTACGACCCCGTGACCGCCGCCGCCGAGGAGACGGGCCGCCGCCACGGCTGCACCGTCGCCGCGAGCGCGGAGGAAGCCATCGCGCTTGCCGACGCCGTGTTGATCGCCACCTCGACGCCGACCCATGCCGACCTCATCGAGGCCTCCGCCAGGGCCGGCAAGGCGATGTTCTGCGAAAAGCCCATCGACCTCTCGCTCGCCCGTGTCGTTGCCTGCCGCAAGGCGCTCGCCGGCTTTACGCGCCCCGTGCAGATCGGCTTCAACCGCCGCTTCGATCCCGGCCACCGCGCCGCCCGCGATGCCGCCCGGGCGGGCGAGATCGGCGACCTCCAGCAGGTCATCATCACCTCGCGCGATCCCGGCCTTGCTCCGCGCGGCTATCTCAAGGTCTCCGGCGGCATCTTCCGCGACATGACGATCCACGACTTCGACCTTGCCCGCTTCATGCTGGGCGAGGAGCCGGTCGAGGTCTTCGCCACCGGCAGCGCGCTGGTCGATCCGACACTCGCGGAACTGAACGACGTCGATTCCACGATGATCGTCATGCGCACGGCGAGCGGCAGGCTCTGCCACATCAACAATTCCCGCGCGGCCGCCTATGGCTACGACCAGCGCGTCGAGCTGTTCGGCTCGAAGGGCATGCTGATCTCCGGCAACCGCCGCGCCCACCAGGTCGAGCGCTTCAATGCATCCGCGACCGGTGCGGGCGAACCCTATCTCGACTTCTTCATCGAGCGCTATGTCGAGGCCTTCGAGCTCGGCCTGCAATCCTTCCTGCGCTGCGTCGCGGAGAGCCGCACGCCGGACGTCACCTTCGACGACGGCGAGAAGGCGCTGGTTCTCGCCGAGGCCGCCATCCGCTCGCGCGCCGAGGGGCGCTTCGTCAACGTCGCGGAGATCACGGGCTGAGGCGACCCCTCAGCCCTTGCGCCGCTGCTTGCCCGTGACCGTCGGGATCTCGGGCGAGCCCTTCTTGTCCTCCTGCAGCAGCGCGGCGAGCGCGACGGCGATGGCCTGCGTCAGGCACATGGGCGCGGCGAGCGAGCGCGAGAAGGAATATTCGTCCTCGGGAATGGTGAAGAGCACCGTGGCATTCTTGGCGAGCGGCGAGAGCTGGCTGTCGGTGATCGCCACGATGGGCGTGCCGTTCTCCGCCGCGACATCGGCGATGGTCACCACCTCCTTCGCATAGTGCCGGAAGGCGATGGCGACGAGCACGTCCTTCTTGCCCATGACCTTCGCCATCTCGGAGGCGAGCCCGCCGGCCGGATCGAGCAGGATGACGCGGCATTGCAGCATGGAGAGCACGTAGCGCAGGAACTTGGCGATGGGCTCGGAGCGGAGCTGGCCGGCGATGAAGATCGTGTCGGCGTTCTTCAGCGTGCGGGCCGTCCGCGTCAGGTTCTCTTCCGTCGTGGTGTTGAGAAGCTCCTGCAGGGTCGCGATGTCGCGCACCACGAGATCGTGCAGGAAACCGAGATTGCCCTTGCGCTTGGTCTTCTCGAGGTCGACGTCGAGCGCGCTGATGCGCTCGCGATAGCCGGGCGCCGCCGTCGAGAGCCGGCTCTGGAACACCGACTGGAGCTGCTTGAAGCCGGAAAAGCCGAAATGCTGCGCGAAGCGCACGAGGATGGAGGGATGGGCGCCGCACTGTTCGGCAATCGCATTGATCGACTGCATGGCGACGATGTTCGGATTCTGCGTGACGAAGCGGGCGACCTGCTGGAAGCGGTCGGAAAGGTTCGGATAGGCTTGCGTGACGAGGTTGACGAAGGTCTCGTAATTCGCCGTCTTCGGCGGCGGCTGGTCGGACTGCTTTACCCTCGGCATGCGCCTACTCCCGAATATCCTCTTGCCGGCCGGAAGGCTCCGGCGCCGGTTTCATGTGCAGTATTGCATAAAAGCAAAGTCTGCAACGTTCGGTCTGCGGACGGTGCGGGCGCGCTTCGGCCTACCGGCTCGAAGAGGGCGGCCGTTCATGCGCGGTTGCCCCTCACCCTAACCCTCTCCCCGCAAGCGGGGAGAGGGGACTTGCCCCACCAACGGTCGTTGATGGGGAAAACGGTCCGGCACATCTCCTTCTCCCCGCTTGCGGGGAGAAGGTGGCCGGCAGGCCGGATGAGGGGCAGCGCCCCACCCCGGTCAGTAAGGCGCGTCGGGGAAGTAATATTCCGCGGCGTTGTCCTTGGTGATCAGCGGGCTGCCGAGCACGTAGCGGCCGTTGATCGGGGCCTGCGTCGCATATTTCATCGTAACGAGCTCGATGGCCGGAATGATCAGCGTCGGCGGGTAGAAGATGTCGGCATCGACCATGTCGTGACCGTCCTGCACCAGCTTGATGACCTTGTTCATGCCCGAGCCGCCGAGCACGGCGACATTCTTGCGGTCGGCCTGCTTGATCGCCTCGATGGCGCCGAGCGCCGCGTCGTCGTCGCCGGCCCAGACGCCGTCGATCTGCGGGAAGCGCTGGAGATAATCCTGCATGACTTCAAAACCCTTGTCCGGGTTCCAGTTGGCGTATTGCATGTCGAGCACCTCGATCTTGGTGCCCTTCAGCGCCTCGTTGAAGGCCTCGATGCGGATATTGTCGATGGCCGTCGGGATGCCGCGCATCACGACGATCTTGCCGCCGTCGGGGAACTTCTTCTTGAAGTATTCGGCCGCCGCCTTGCCGTATTGCGGGTTGTCGCCGCCGACATAGAGGTCCTCGATGCCCTCTTCCGCAAGGCCGCGGTCGACGGTGGCGATGAAGACGCCCTTGGCCTTGGCGGCCTTGACCGGCTCGGTCAGCGGGTCGGATTCGAAGGGCAGCACGACGAGCGCGTTGATGTTGCGCGCCATCAGGTCCTCGATGTCGTTGACCTGCTGGGTGGCGCTCGACGATGTCGCCAGCACGAAATCGATGTTCGGGAAGGCTTCCTTCATCCGGTCGATGGTGCGCTTGGTGTGGTAGTTGAGGCCGCCCGTCCAGCCGTGCGTGGCGGCCGGAATGGAGATGCCGATAACGGCGTCGGCGGCAAGCGCCGGCGAGGCAAGGCCCGCGACGGCGACCGCACCCGCGGCGATGAAGGTTTTCAGTCTGTTGAACATTCACTCGTCTCCCTGTTGAAGTGAAAAAGGTCGTGGCGTCAGCCCTGCGCGCGGTCGCGCTGCAGGAGGACGGCGATGATGATGATCGCGCCCTGGAATGCGCCGTTGAGATAGGGGCTGATGAAGCCCGTGAGGTTGAGGATGTTGCTGATGAAGCCGAGGATCAGCACGCCGACGATGGTGCCCCAGATGCGCCCGAAGCCGCCGGAAAGCGCCGTGCCGCCGATGATGACCGCGGCGATCGCCTCCAGCTCCCACATGAGGCCCGTCGAGGGCGTGGCCGCGCCGAGCCGCGGCACGTAGATGACCGTGGCGACGGATACGCAGAGGCCCTGGATGACATAGGTGAGAATGCGCACGCGGCTGACGGGGATCGCCGAATAGAAGGCGACGTGCCGGTTCGAGCCGATGGCCGCGACATGCCGGCCGAAGCGCATGCGCCGCAGCGTCAGTTCGCCGATGACGGCGATGACCGCGAGCACGATGATCGGCACGGCGATGCCGAGGACCTGGCCGTAATAGATCGGCCGGGCTGCATCGCGCAGCGAGAAGTCGAGCGAGATCGAGCCGCCGTCCGCAAGCCATGTGATGACCGAGCGGAAGATGCCCATGGCGCCGAGCGTGACGATGAAGGCCTCCACCCGGCCCTTGACGATCATGAAACCGTTGATGAAGCCCGCGAAGGCGCCGATGGCGAGCGAGAAGGCGA
Coding sequences within:
- a CDS encoding ABC transporter permease, coding for MTATTAGVAAASPGRSLVRLLEAAGPLLALILLMIVGSLMSDSFLGAENLSNVFTRSAIIGIIAVGATFVITAGGLDLSVGSLSALVAGMTIMFMNAAAATLGDGWLLVAAGIAFSLAIGAFAGFINGFMIVKGRVEAFIVTLGAMGIFRSVITWLADGGSISLDFSLRDAARPIYYGQVLGIAVPIIVLAVIAVIGELTLRRMRFGRHVAAIGSNRHVAFYSAIPVSRVRILTYVIQGLCVSVATVIYVPRLGAATPSTGLMWELEAIAAVIIGGTALSGGFGRIWGTIVGVLILGFISNILNLTGFISPYLNGAFQGAIIIIAVLLQRDRAQG